Genomic segment of Plasmodium brasilianum strain Bolivian I chromosome 8, whole genome shotgun sequence:
agtatgtatacgtatgtatgtatgtatatatatgtatatatacgtatacaggTGTATAACTCAATAAACTAAATTTAATATGGCAATTCAAAAATATCACATAAATTTATGTCACTTAtaattatacttaaaaaaagaggaaaaagagataatatgaattaaataatggGAAAGGGAATAAGgtcatgaatatataaataaaaattggaTAAGAAAATTagggggggaaaaaaaaaaaaagataaagaaaaatgaattaaatatataaataagtaaaatatactgaaaatagatgaaattaactaaaattaaatgaaactAATTCAAATTAAACGAAATTAATTGAATTTAACTGAATATAACTGAAATTAGATGAAGCATGAttgatttatttatgtatttaaatttatttccttctacttttttcaagtgtgtaaaaaaaaaaaaaaaatatttcaaaaaaaaaaataaaagtaagcTTTTTAAAGAAAGCTTAATAGTGGTGACTATACGTAACGCATTGAGTAATATCAgcgtcaaaaaaaaaaaaaaaaaaaaaaaaaaaatatataaatatatatataatatgtaaaaatatatgtacatatgtatctTTGTGTTACGCAAAGATATACTAGTTCTCATAAGAAATAAGTTAGCCTAAATATAGGGAGACTTATAAAAAAGGACCCTCGTAAATACAAGAAATGCTTAATATACAGTTTATTTCCTCAAGCgctatacatatgtatatatatatatatatatattttttttttttttttttcccgttCAAGTTATTTTTCCACGTGTATTAATAATGCACAATTATTCTTCCTCAGTGATATGtaaaagttatataaaaaaaaaaaaaaaaagaggacacatttttaaatttaataagaaTTTGTTTGGAAcgattatatgtatgtatgcatgtatatatatacagaaatatatcacatgtatgtgtacgtatatgtgttatattactaaacttttatgttatttttttaaagtaattTGGGCCTTAAATCATTGAAGTTTTGTTTCTTTGATTCGAGTACACTAGTGTTCTCACGTTttatgtatacttatatgtatatgcaatTTTGTCAGCTTATTTATGACAATTTATATTGAATTCTACtgtgtaataattttttttactgccCTTATGTAAGTAGACAGAGCGTCAGTGAACTTAATAAAGTACTAAAGGATATTCATATACCCAATATTAAATGTACTATGTGAATACTATATTAGCATATGTAAGGCacttaatgttttttttttttttttttatttctatatatataatgtacataaagaaataaaatatatagaaggAAACAAGTTCAGCTATATGcccaaaatatattttcatatattcttataatattCAGTATGGTTTTTCATTGACGCTATATATTGTGTAACATACCCgtgtataaacatatatgtataagtgtatatatgttaacgcaaatatacatatataaacacacaCGCAAATTAAGAGGGTGCTGAGTACATGGAAATAATTCAGTAAATGTGGGAAAGAAAATGTTTCTACAATTTTTGGGATATTTAAGaactgtatatataaatttatgtaaatatatacgcatgcatattataatttaagaaatttttttttttttctattctacataattttatgtaaatggGCAAAGACACAAAATTGTTTCTAAATAAAGCTAAAACGCtttaataatgttaatttaAGGTGCTTCCCGGCgctaaagaaaataaaatgaaaaaaaaaaaatatatacagcaaataaataaataataataatgggatgcccttttttatataagaacgaaaaaataaattttaaacaaGCATTTTTCAAGTGTCCATCGTAAACTTCTAGCGCATATCAAGCACATAGTAAAAGCAATGgcaaattactttttttccataagcaaaaaaaaaaaaaaatcttaaggacaaaaaaaacaagctACACCTTCTGAACTATAATAACTATAtgtgttatttaaaaaatgttccatgttatatatatatatatatatatatatatatatatatatatatatatatatatatatatatattttttttttttttttattatgcttccattttttatgtaattttccTATGCATTAAATTAAGTTATAAGAAAATACATGTGTCAATAACAGCACATTATTTCTAGGAACTCCCGGTCACTTTACAccttttctttaaaatgtatacGAACCTTGGTATCTTTTCTCTAGCATAATTAATTCTAATTCTTGCGCTGGGTATGTGTTACGTTTTgctttatatttcatttattcattggtttattcgtttattcttttatttcgtCCGTTTTTTTTCACTTCCCGTGCTGCAAAATTGTGTGCATATTCCTGCGCACTGCTATAAAAGCCCAAAAAAgccttttacttttttcctGTAAAAAGGACATTTACGCCGATAATTCATGGCTGTAGCTTATTCATAcacatgaaaatattaaattattaaaaaaatagaaaataaacaaGAGCGAACGAATGAACGAAAAGGATCTTAATACGCAAATTTGTGAATACCttgtatattaaataaaaaagggcgcaaatatataatttttgtgcAAATATTTGGAAATACATGTatgttcacatatatatacataataaacatatatttatttatttcccCCCCTTTTTAAGGTGCGCGTATTTTCGCACAACTGAGGAcataaaaattcataaaaataaaaaatacaaaaaaaatatgaaaagaaaaacaaaatagaacaatacaaaaatatatatatatatatatataatattggCAAAAACCTACATGGGGacaaaagtaatataaaataaaaaaaaaaaaaaaattaaataaactatATTAACGATATATAATGCGAAGAAAATTACCGTAAGCATGTGCAGTTCTTAAGAAAAGCTGAACAAAATAACAAggtaattattttacataagcAGACACACTTATctattaaataacaaattgAACAATAGCGTAATAACACCCCCGGAACTAGTGCAAAAATTGAAACCTGTTCGTTGTATGATACTATATTAATCGTTCTATCTGAATTTTCCTgaacatatacatttgtCTGCCGTCTACTGGTACGTGTTATATACACTGCCGTGGACTTTAATGCCTCACATGCAGTACTGTAACAACACATTTCACGTTTTTTCGAAGTGGAAATTATTGTAAAACgggaagaaaaaacaaaaatatgttaGCTAAGTTGAGGATAAATACTCATTGCCAACAAGTTATCTAAAGGTTAAAGATAACAAAATGAAGTTTACATAATGAATAAGCTTGGTCTATTCtgtaaatgattttttttttatttataatatgcgTTATAACGTTTTTCTTATCACTCTTTAATGCATGGCATAACTTAAAAATTAGCTTAAacgacaaaaaaaataagagaaaaaaagggaaCTAGCACattgttataaaatattcattttaataaaaaaaagcaagaTATCGAGCTTGcaattataaaattcattGTCGTGCTCGTAAagatgatataaaatattatttattaacataatGACAGTTTTAAATGCATTAAGTGCATATTACCATGTGTTGggttaacaaataaattaaaaaaagaaaagaaaagaagcaGAATAGCAAAATAGAAAAACAGTAAGAAAAATGccaaaagaaattttaaaatcattGGCAAGGGAAGGGGCTAAATGTCGAAAAGTTAAAGGCAAAGACTTAACTGTGGACAACTCGAATACGTAGCAGTAGCTTAAAGTGCAAACACATTACACAAAGGCTAAAAtaaattccaaaaaaaaaaaaaaataataaaaaatttaaatgatgggtattaaaaattaaaagtaaaaagtaaCACACATTCATAAGAAACATGTTAAAAAGGTGTTATACAATAACGTAGGGGCAGGGAGCACAATTCAAGTACAGAATATATGCATTACAACTTTTCATACAAGAAACGTGTaatatgtacttttttatagGCAAGTTATAGAATTCTAAATATACAACATATAGCACCGTCTGATCCTTTAATTGACCCCAAATGAACAGGACAAAATGATACCCATTTTCAACTTATTTTTACTCATTTCAGCTCATGTTGATTCATTACGACTAAATTTTATTGTCTCCATTGATTAGTGTATCCTGACTCTATCAATTCCGCTTTTTTTAGTTTACCTGTTTTCTACGTCATCACTTCCTCTTTTGTTTCTTAATAAACTTTTTGTTGTTCCATTCTGCCTCTCGCTTAAATCGgaaatcattatttttgttaaacctgttactattattttgatTTCCATTCGTCTGATTAGGGTTATATTTGGCTTGTTGTTGTATTTGGGATTGTAATTTGGATTTATTTGAAGCATTgctcatatttttttgtaaattgtttgttatatattctaACCTTTTTTCTAAATGGGCTTTACAAGTTACAGCTATGGAGGGTTCAACAAAGTTACCAAGGGCATCAACCCTAGTACATAAAGACAACTTAGCTGCTAATGATCTACTTATTCttcctttaatttttggAGCAGCTTGACCAACTAAAGTTGCATGATAGATCAATCCATATTTAGGGGTTTTGGATTTAGTTTTTAAGGCTCTAAATAATGCTTTTTCTGAACCTAAAATTTGTAAAGTTGAACTTGGATGTTTAGCTAATGACATTAATGACCCAGCTCTTGCAATTAATTTTGCACCTATTAAATCACCTActaaatatgttaaattagGAGCTATTGTATTCATTCTATATTTTAGATAAGTAGCTAACGATTCTCTATAATCTGTTAATTCTAACAGTCTATCTGCTAACTCATTAATACAATTTAAATCATCATCTTCTATTTCTGTACCCATAGAGATTTCTGctaattgttttatttccttttgtaTATCTTCTGTAGTTTCttctaataaatttatattctttgCATTATTTCTAAAACCTATTAATTTAACAcattttgcatatattttattatcagTTATAACCTTGCCTAATTCAGGAAAATGCCATCCATACCATTCTTTTAAGCGCAtagaaaatacatttatttctttatctaGATCTTCTAACAATCCAACTGCCTGAACAATCATAACATCTACCTTATCTGCACTAAATTTTAACTTGAACCTATTTAATGAATGAGATAaacttaattttaataatttcgaATCTTCTTCTTTTACACCTACTAAAAGCTCATATAAATGAGTTCGAATTCCTCTTATTATTTCTTGGGTTGAATTTGTATATGttacattaatattaaattttttttttattattcctcCTAATGTTTTATCACATAATGCTAAggtttcatttaatttaggcttcaaaatatttttctttaaaaatttttttaacccTTTTCCTAACTTAGATTCAATTAATTTATTCGTTTCATCAAAAGCCTTCTgaaactttttaaatttactaaAGCTGTAAAGAGATATATGCTTCCTTGCTTCTTCTGAGTTTTCAAAGCATTTCTGTATATCTTTTACGTCCGATTCAATCAATTTGTTATTCTCAACTTTGAATAACCCGTACCCTGCTGCCGTTTCTACTAGTACCAGCATTTTCTTCCTCACCTCGAATTACCACAGATTATTAATGACgccttttttcttctatgtGTTCCTTGTTCTCTATTTACTTATTGCTTCGTCGCTCGCCTGTCGTTTGTTCCTTCCTATGTTACTTACCACGTCTCTTGCCACTTGCCACGTCACTTCTCGTGTCACTTACTACTggctaaatatatatgcttctTTAAAAATCTCTTGAGTGATAGGGAGAAAATGATATTTACACTAAAAATTTGTGACACAAATTATTTAGCTGCTTTCCGTAACTGCTTCCGTTAAATATGACAAGTTGTTttaattgaattttttttttccacttctcctttttcttatttctgTTTGTGCTTATACTTTTagattaatttattttttaaatttcatatGTTTAAAACAAACTAgctattttacttttttttttttttttaaaaacatacaaaatacagctatatatatacagatgtatatatatgctctTCCCCTTTTgctgaattaaaaaattaaaatatattcatattctacaaattttttatctgtTTGCATTTTGATTATTTGCAAAATGCTtactatatttattgttgttCATAATTTGTATTCTATATCttcaatttaaaataaattattttacatatttattctcTTTGAAAAATGTTCCTTCATTACTAACTGCCTATGTAATTTATGATCAAagttgtaaaataaaaacatggTATACTAtcgtaaaataatatttttttttttttttttttgaacatatatatagtatttacgaattataattttatttatttaacgGTGTAGATGAAGAAACGTTTaacatatcatttttttttttttttttttgtattcaatgcttaacaaaaataatttcagaaatgttaaataaaaaggggATATATGTGACCATAAACAAATTCTGGCGAGGAATTTtatgattatataataataaaactacGTTAAGAGATTTGGGCATaattataaacatacataatacatacaaacatacatgcatacatacatacatgcatacatacatacatacatacatacatacaaacgtacatgcatacatacatacatacatacatacatacaaatatacaaacatacaaacatacaaacatacatacatatataaaaacatacaaatatacaaacatacaaacatacaaacatacatatgtacttatatatatgtattgcGAACATACTAGCCAACCGCCAGCAAATACTTTTGAGGATgaagaacaaaaaagagTATCTACCAATAAGGATTGCtacttatatttaatttgaaaaataacagttcactttattttctaaagtaaaaaaaaatacatttatatatatatattatgtatgtataatattatatttacgtaCACTCTTTAAACGtgattatatatgttttgaACATATGCATAATAACAAGAAATGGAATAGTAGAAAGCAATTACATCCCTTGTGTATATTAAGAGCAACTATTATAAACGTTTTAAAGTGTACAATTTAATTGATCTCTCCTATTACGTCCTGAAAATCTATATTTTcagtttaaaattatatttaataatccccttttattattattattgtgttacttaaaaaaagggtatttatattatatatatatatatacgtatgtatgtacttttgcatatacataattgGGCCAATTGTTTAAATTTGTCAAAAAAAACACCCTCACACGGTTTTACTTTAACCTAAATAATAAGGTATAGTAAATCGTTTTATAATTTGCCAACTACTTTTTCGTAACCAAAATAATACTTAGATCTGTTCACAAGTTGATCGCATGTGTACGtttcttttttgaaaataattttagcaataaaaaaaaaaaaaaaaaaaaaaaaatattttcgaTATAATCTGAATTTCTCcattaaaacataataaatggACTATAAAGCATGTTACATTTTAATtgtaagcaaaaaaaaaaatcagtaagaatagcaaaattaaagaacatctgctcaaaaaattaatatataaaaataggataaaaaaaaaagagaataataTGAACTGGAATATAAcccaaatatatttactcaGAAGAGATAAAAGTCATAAagttcttttcattttaactTATGTATGCTACCTCTATATATTTGCGTTCAGGGAAGAGACATTTTTACTATCATAAAAACTATTAAATTGCGTACATTTGTTTATACACATaatgtatgcataaatatatatatatatatatgcatatatgtacttataaacatatatatatatatatacaatgcAATTGGATATTTCCGTTTTTCTTTAACTCGTTTTAGCAAGTATTAATAGCATCTCATATACCTTTGAATATTCAGTGTACATGCAGTAGCATATTTTTGATTCGATAAGGCTGAAAACCTTTGCTTATGTTGTTTGGGTCAAAATTAGTACGTCCTTCAGTTGTTTAAACACAACAAAATTGTAACATACCATTGTtagtataaatttattactacatatgcttataaaatgtttgcaaaaaatatggttttatttattttaaaactaaTTTCGAAGAAATACAAAGGAATATAAAAGG
This window contains:
- a CDS encoding nucleolar protein 5; amino-acid sequence: MLVLVETAAGYGLFKVENNKLIESDVKDIQKCFENSEEARKHISLYSFSKFKKFQKAFDETNKLIESKLGKGLKKFLKKNILKPKLNETLALCDKTLGGIIKKKFNINVTYTNSTQEIIRGIRTHLYELLVGVKEEDSKLLKLSLSHSLNRFKLKFSADKVDVMIVQAVGLLEDLDKEINVFSMRLKEWYGWHFPELGKVITDNKIYAKCVKLIGFRNNAKNINLLEETTEDIQKEIKQLAEISMGTEIEDDDLNCINELADRLLELTDYRESLATYLKYRMNTIAPNLTYLVGDLIGAKLIARAGSLMSLAKHPSSTLQILGSEKALFRALKTKSKTPKYGLIYHATLVGQAAPKIKGRISRSLAAKLSLCTRVDALGNFVEPSIAVTCKAHLEKRLEYITNNLQKNMSNASNKSKLQSQIQQQAKYNPNQTNGNQNNSNRFNKNNDFRFKREAEWNNKKFIKKQKRK